CCGAGCGTCCCTCTTCGAGCAGCAGCGCGGCGAGCAGCCCCCTCACCGGGGCCGATCCGATGGCCAGGGACGCGTCGTCGTCGCCGACCTGAACACGTCCCAGCAGGCGGAAAAGCATGTCGTGGCCTTTCTCGGGCACTCGATTCTGCGGCCTCAGGAAGGGGGCCGGAACATCGCGCGGCGAAGTGGAAGGGCCGGGACGGCCGGCGCGCGTCGCTCCCAGCGCGTCCACGTTGACGGGCCTGGCCGTTGTTCTCATCCTGCCCGATGTACGAGACGGGCGAGGATAGCCAGTTGTCCGGCATTAACAGTCTTTAGTGGACAGGTGCGCGCGCCGCGTCAGCAGGGGCAGGGCACCGTGTGGTCCAGGCAGCGGGTGATCCTCGCGAGTGTGCGGGACAGCACCGCCTCGGACAGGTGGTTGTGGCTGACCAGAAAACCGTTCCGGGGCCGTACCAGGCCGCTCCACTCGTACCGCGCGGTGGTCGGCGTCACGATCCCCCGCCGTTCGAGCGTCAGGGCGATCCGGCCGGCGGGCAGGCCGGGACGCAGCTCGACGTGCACGTGCGACCCCGAGCGGGTGCCGTTCAGCCGCTCCACGGCCGGGTGGTCCGCCAGGGCCTCCACCACGAGCTGCCGCTTGGCCTGGTACGCGTGACGCAGCCGGTCGACGCGGGCCCGGGTCTCGGCCGAACCGAGCATCTCGGCCACGGCGCGCTGCGCCACCGCGACCGTGCCCGACTGACGCAGCGACAGGTGCTCGGCCAGCTGCCGCAGCCGGCGCCCGCGGGCGAGGATGTAGCCGGTGCACACCACGTCCGGGAGCAGCCGGCACAGGCAGCCCACGTAGACGACGTCGTCGGTGCGGTCCCGGCTCAGGTCCCACAGCGACTGCGGCCGGATCGCCTCGGTGAAGTCGTGGTCCCGGTCGTCCTCCACGATCAGCGCGCCACGGGTGACGGCCAGCTCGACCAGTGCGCGCCGCCGTGACAGGGACAGCTCCACCCCCAGCGGCATCTGATGGGAGGGGCGCACCACGACCGCCCCCACGCCGCGGGGGACGGCGTCCACCAGCGCTCCCTCGGCGTCCACCGGCACGGGCACGGTGACGACGTCGTGCTGGCGCAGCAGCCGGATCACCGTGGGCAGGCAGGGGTCCTCGACCGCCGCGACGGTGCCCGGCTGCATCGCGACCGCCGCCACCAGGTCCAGCGACTGGCGGGCCCCGGTGGTGATCAGCACGTTCCCCGGATCGGCGTCCAGGCCGCGTACCGCCCGCAGGTGCGCGGCCACCGCGCGGCGCAGCACCTCCTCGCCGGGCCCCTCCACCATGTCGGGGATCCGGTGCGCCGCCCGGCGCCACGCGGCCCGCCACACCGGCACCGGGAAGTCCTCCCCGGACGGCTGGTCGGGGGACAGGTCGACGAGCGTCCCGTGGGCCCGGTCCGCGGGCGGCTTCCCCCGATGCGGCTCCCCGGTGGCCTTCTCCGGCCGGGCCCGCCTGACGTAGGTCCCCGACCTACGCCTGCTCTCGATCAGGTCCTCGGCTTCGAGAGTGCGGTAGGCCTCCTGCACCACCGGCCGGGACACCCGCAGCAGCTCGGCGAGGGTCCGGCTGGACGGCAGGCGCGTGTCCGGCGGCAGGCGGCCGTCCTGGACGGCCTGCCTCAGCTGCCTGGCCAATTGGGCCGCCATCGACTCGGCAGAACCGCGTGCCAGCTCGACATAGATCGACAGAGTCGTCGACGTCCGCATCATGCCCCTTCGCCCGTCCTGCATCGTGTACCAGGGGAAGGCAATCTCAGACGACTTTCAGTTGGCTTACAGAAGCGTTGCAAAACGCGGCGGGCCTTGAACGCGCGGACGCTCGGGAGCGGCCCCCGCACCGGGCTTGAACCTGCCGCGACGGGAGGTCGTAGCGTTGCGGGCGTGATCGGGGCGAACGACGCCGGACGGCGGTGGTCCATCGGCGAACTGGCGCGCGCGACCGGGACGACGGTGCGCGCGCTGTACCACTACGACGAGATCGGGCTGCTGACCGCGAGCGAACGCACGCCCTCGGGACATCGCCGGTACACCGAGTGCGACCTGCGCCGGCTGTACCGGGTGCGGGCGCTGCGCGCGCTCGGCCTGTCTCTGGAGGAGGTCGCGGCCGTCCTGGCGGGCGCCGCGGACGACCCGGAGTCGCTGCGCCACCTGCTGGCGGCGCAGCTGCGCCGGCTGAACGAGGACGCGGAGCGGATCGAGGCGCTCCGGGGCCGGGTCGGCGAGATGCTCGGCCGGCTGGACGGCTCGTCCGCCCCCGATCCCGGCTGGTTCATGACGACCTTGGAGATGATGTCGGTGTACGAGAGCTACTTCACGCGGCAGCAGCGGGAGCAACTGGCCGAGCGCAGGGACGCGCTGGGCGCCGAGGCGGTGGAGGCGGCCAAGCGCGAGTGGACGGGGCTCGTCGAGGAGGGGCTGCGGCTCATCGAGAGCGGCGTTCCCGCGGACGACCCGCGCGCCGGGGACCTCGTACGCCGCTGGGACGCGCTGGCGGGCGGGTTGCACCCCGCAGGACCGGCCGGCGCGGAGACCAAGGCGGCCGCCCGGAGGCTCTGGCAGGACAACGGCGCGGAGATCGGCCGGAGCCTGCCCTGGCCGGCGGAGCGGATGACCGGGCTGGTCTCCTACCTGGAGCAGGCCCGCCAGGCCGGCTGAGGTCCGGGGACCGAGGCGCCCGGTCCCCGCTACTTCTTGGCCGGCTTGAAGGTCGCGGCCATGGTCTCGAAGAGCTTCTTCTTCTTTTTCCAGTCCTTGTCCTGGGTCTTGTAGAGCAGCGCGTAGCCGTTGTTCTTGTCGGTGACGAAGCCGCGGTCGATCACCCGGGACCGGTAGCGGCTGTCGCCGAAGGTGAACTCCCAGTCGGCCGCGGTCTTCCAGTAGTCCTTGACCTCTCTGATGGCGATGAGTTTGTAGCCGGGGAAGTTCCGGCTCATGCCCGGCACGTCGCGCTGCCAGACCTTCAGCGCGTCCGACTCGGGGCTGGAGGTGTGGTGCACCTCCAGGTAGGTGTGCGAGTCCCCGCGGAAGCGCACCTCGCCGTTGCCCCTGCCGTCGACGCGCCATCCCTTCGGCAGCGCGATGGAGAACCCGCTCGAGTGCTTGTACTTGTGCCAGCCGTCGGGGACGTCCCCGGGGCCGGGGCCGTCGTCGTCGCTCGGGGAAGGCTCGGGAGAGGCCGACTCCGACGGATCGTCCGAGGAGGACGCCGACGGCTCGGCCGAGGGCGCCGTCGCGGAGGGCTTGCCGGTGGTTGTCCCGGTCGACGGGTCCGACCCCGCTGCGGGCTTTCTCTCCGGGTCGTCCCCGGCTGCTTGTAGCCCGAAATAGCCCGCGACGCCCGCGATGAGCAGCAGTGCGGGGATGAGGACGAGCGCGACCTTGAGCATGCCGCCCCGCGATCCGGGCTCGACCGGGGAGGTGGACGCGGCGTGCCACACCGCCCCGCCCTGGGTCGGCGTCGCGGGCGGCTCCTGCCGCAGCCCGGCGAGCGGGCCGCCGGCGTCGGCGATCCCGGCCGCCTCGGCCGAGCCCTCCGGCGTCTCACGGTCCTTCTTCGCGGCCGCACCGCCGACCGCACCGCCGACCGTGCCGGAGGTGACGGCGGGGGCGACCTTGGTGGTGCCGGCCTCGCCGTCCCCGCCGGCCTTGGCGTCCCCGCCGGCCTTGGCGTCCTTGCTGTCTCTGACGTCCTTTTCGCCCGCCGCCGGGTCGCCTTCGTCCGAGGGCGTCGTACGGCCGGGCGGGGCGGCCTGCGCGCCGGTCTCCGGCATGGGCGCCGGGACGTCCTCCTTCTTGGGGGTGCCGGGAACGTCCTGGACGACGGGGATGGGTGAGGTGATCTCGCCGGGACCCGCCGCCGCGTCGCGGGGCTCCGCGGGCTCCGGCGGCGGGGAGGAGGACACGGGCGGGTACGGCGCCGCGCCCCGGGGCGCCTTGCCCGCGGCCGGGCCGGCGGGCCGGGACGGCGGCGGGGCCAGGTCCCTCGACGCCCGCTTGAGCAGGCGGGTCAGCTCCTCGTAACCGGGCCGGTCGGCGGGCTCCTTGGCGAGCATCCGCAGCAGCACGGGACCGAGCGCGCCCGCGCGCCGCGGCGGGGCCGGGTCCTCGTTCAGCACGGCGTGCATGGTGGCCATCGCCATACCGCGGTCGTGCGGCGGCTTGCCCTCGACCGCGGTGTAGAGCGTGGCGCCCAGCGACCACAGGTCCGACTCGCGCTGCGCGGCCTCCCCGCGGAGCCGTTCCGGGGCGATGAAGGCGGGGGTGCCGACGAGGCCGGTGCGGGTCATGGTGGAGTCGGCTTCGAGCCGGGCGATGCCGAAGTCGGTCAGGACCACCCGGCCGTCGTCGGTGAGCAGCACGTTCTCGGGCTTGACGTCGCGGTGCAGCACGCCCTGCCGGTGCGCGGCGCGCAGCGCGTCCAGGATCTGCAGCCCGATCTCGACGGTCCGCTCGGGGGACAGCGGGCCGTCCTCCCTGATCACCTGCCCGAGCGAGCGGGACGGCACCAGCTGCATGATGATCCAGGGCCGGTCGTCCTCCTCGATCACGTCGTGGACGACCACCACGTTCGGGTGGGTGAGGCGCCCGGCGGCCCGGGCCTCGCGCATGGTCCGGCGGTTGAGGTCGCTGAGCTCGTCGCCCATGGCGCTGTCGTAGCGGACCTCCTTCACCGCGACCGCGCGGTCCAGCAACTCGTCGTGGGCGCGCCAGACGACGCCCATGCCACCCCGGCCGATCGGCTCCACCAACTGGTACCGGCCTCCGACGAGCCGGCCTTCCGCACGCGACACTCGAACCCCTTCCTGGACCCATGAATCGTCCCACGGATGGCAAAGGGATCAACCGCGTCTATCGCCGACGATCCCGAAATCCGAGACAGATCGGTTCGAGTCGTGGCCCGTCGCTGCTAAGGTCCTAGTTATGGGTACGTACAGCTCGTTTACGAGGCCGGCTTCGGCAAGGCCGGTCGCGTGACGGTGAGCTAGCGACCATCCGGAGCCGGCTTGAGGCAGGGACGCCAGCGTCTCTGCCTTTTTCGTTTCGCACGTCCGGTTCTCGCAGCGGCCACGGAGGAGCCCCACATGTCGAAGGCAGCCCAACTCGACCGCGACGCCGTACGGATCGGCGATCTCGTGATCGGCGACGGGCTACCCGTGGTGGTCGTCGGCGGTCAGGACGCCCGCTGGCTGCGCCTGCGCGGCGACGGCGGCCCGCCCGCCGACGGGGTGGTCGCCGAGGCCAGGGCGAGTTGGGCGGGCCCGCTGCTGGTGGAGCCCGCCTCGGCCGCCGACCTGCCCGCCGTGGCCCGGCACGCCGACGGAGTGGTGATCGGCGCCGCCTCGGCGTGCGATCCCGTCCTCGTCCGCGCCGCGGCCCGGCTCGGGCTGCCCGTCGTCCTGCAGCGGGGCGTCGTGGGCGGGCGGACGGCGACACTGGAGGAGTGGCTGACCGCGGTGGACGACTGCGCCGCCGAGGGCAACGAGGCGATCGTGCTCTGCGAGAGCGGCGGGCGCGCGGAGCCGGAGGACGCCGCGCCCGACCTGGGGCTCATGCGTGCGGCGCGGGAGCGGACCGGCCGCCCCGTGCTCGCCGGGCTGGGCGGGGACGGCGCGCTGGCGGGCGCGGCGGTGGCGGCGGGGGCGGACGGCCTGCTGGTCGGCCCGGGCGCGTCCGCGCGGGTTCTCGCGACGGCCCGCGAGGCGGCGACCGTCGTGGCGGCGGTCGTGCGGCCGGAGGCGCCCGAGACCCTCGACGCGGCCCGGGGCGCGATCGACCGCGTGGACGCGGCCCTCGCCACGCTCCTCGAACGCCGCGCCGGACTGGCCGGGCGGATCCAGCGACTCAAGCCCGTCGGCGGTTTCCGGGGCCGGGACATGGAGCGCGAGCGCCGCCTCGTCGAGGCCATGGCCCGCCGCGCCCCCAGCCTCGGCGCCGGGCTGCTCGCCCCGATCATGAACGCCGTGATCGAGGCCGGACTGCGCCTGTCGGAGGAGACGCGGAACGGCGAGGAACGGAGATAAACTCTGCTTCACCTGAGTCCCACTGGTTCGCGATCACGGCGTAGGCTCTGGTCCGCGGTCCGGTGACGATGGGGGTCTCATGGGTGATTCGTTTGTGCATCTGCACGTCCACACCGAGTACTCGATGCTCGACGGAGCGGCGCGGCTGAAGCAGATGTTCAAACTCGTGGGCGAGCTGGAGATGCCCGCGATCGCGATCACCGACCACGGCAACATGCACGGCGCCTACGACTTCTACAAGCAGGCGACCGCCGCCGGGGTGAAGCCCATCCTCGGCATCGAGGCGTACGTCGCGCCCGAGTCGCGCATGCACAAGAAGCCGGTGCTGTGGGGCGAGCCGCACCAGAAGAGCGACGACGTCTCGGCGGGTGGCTACTACACCCACATGACGATCTGGGCGCGGAACAAGGCTGGGCTGCAGAACCTGATGAAGCTCAGCTCGCGTGCCTACACCGAGGGCTTCGTCCGCAAGTGGGCCCGGATGGACGCCGACATCCTCGCCGAGCACGCCGAGGGCCTGATGGCCACCACCGGCTGCCCCTCCGGCGAGGTGCAGACCCGCCTGCGGCTCGGCCAGTACGACCAGGCGCTCAAGGCCGCGGCGAAGTACCAGGAGATCTTCGGGAAGGACAACTACTTCCTGGAGATCATGGACCACGGTCTCGACATCGAGCGGCGGGTCCGCGACGGCCTCATCCGGATCAGCCGGGAGCTGGACATCCCCCCGGTCGTCACCAACGACTCCCACTACACGTACGAGTCCGACGCCGCCGGCCACGACGCCCTCCTGTGCATCCAGACGGGCAAGCAGCTCAGCGACCCCGACCGGTTCCGGTTCGACGGCAGCGGCTACTACGTCAAGTCCGCCGACGAGATGCGGGCGGTCGATTCCTCCGACATCTGGCAGGAGGGCTGCCGCAACACGCTGCTGGTGGCCGAGAAGGTCGACCCCGAGGGCTTCTTCCCGTACCACAACCTGATGCCGACCTACCCGATCCCCGAGGGGATGACGGAGGAGGAGTACTTCCGGCAGCAGGTCTGGGAGGGCATGAAGCGGCGCTTCCCGGGCGGCGTGGACGAGGAGCACCGCGCCTGGGTCGAGAACGAGATCGGCGTCATCCTCCAGATGGGCTTCCCGAGCTACTTCCTCGTGGTCGCCGACTTCATCATGTGGGCGAAGAACAACGGCATCCGGGTCGGCCCCGGCCGTGGTTCCGCCGCCGGCTCGCTGGTCGCGTACGCGCTGGGCATCACCGACCTCGACCCGATCCCGCACGGCCTGATCTTCGAGCGGTTCCTCAACCCCGAGCGCGTCTCGATGCCCGACATCGACATCGACTTCGACGAGCGCCGGCGCGCCGATGTGATCCGCTACGTGACCGAGAAGTGGGGCGCCGACAAGGTCGCCATGATCGCCACGTTCGGCACCATCAAGGCGAAGGCGGCCGTGAAGGACGCCGGCCGCGTCCTCGGCTACCCGTACGCGCTGGGCGACCGCATCTCCAAGGCGTTCCCCCCGGCCGTGATGGGCAAGGACATCCCGCTGTCGGGCATCTTCGACGCCGACCACCCGCGCTACAACGAGGCGGGCGAGCTGCGCAAGCTGTACGACGAGGACGTCGACGTCAAGGCGACGATCGACCTCGGGCGCGGCCTGGAGGGCCTGATCCGGCAGACCGGCGTGCACGCCGCGGGCGTCATCATGTCCGCCGAGCCGCTGACCGACCACATCCCGATCATGCGCCGCGACTCCGACGGCGCGATCATCACGCAGTTCGACTACCCGACCTGCGAAACGCTCGGCCTGCTGAAGATGGACTTCCTGGGCCTGCGCAACCTCACGATCATCGACGACTGCCTGAAGATGATCGAGGCCAACACCGGAAACAAGATCGAGCTGCTCGACCTCCCGCTCGACGACACCAGGACGTACGAGCTGCTGGCCAAGGGCGACACGCTCGGCATCTTCCAGCTGGACGGCGGCGGCATGCGCACGCTGCTGCGGCTGATGAAGCCCGACAACTTCGAGGACATCTCCGCGGCCCTCGCGCTCTACCGGCCCGGCCCGATGGGCGCCAACTCGCACACGAACTACGCGCTGCGAAAGAACGGCCAGCAGGAGATCACCCCGATCCACCCCGAGCTGGAGGAGCCGCTCAAGGACATCCTCAGCACGACCTACGGCCTGATCGTCTATCAGGAGCAGGTCATGGCCATCGCGCAGAAGGTGGCCAACTACACGCTCGGCGGCGCCGACCTGCTCCGCCGCGCGATGGGCAAGAAGAAGAAGTCCGAACTGGACAAGCAGTTCGAGTTCTTCGAGAAGGGCATGAAGGAGAACGGCTTCTCCGCCGCGGCCATCAAGGCCCTGTGGGACATCCTTCTCCCGTTCTCCGACTACGCGTTCAACAAGGCCCACACCGCCGGATACGGCCTGGTGTCGTACTGGACCGCCTACCTCAAGGCCAACTACCCGGCCGAGTACATGGCGGCCCTGCTGACCAGCGTCAAGGACGACAAGGACAAGTCGGCCCTCTACCTCAACGAGTGCCGCCGCATGGGCATCAAGGTGCTCCCGCCGGACGTCAACGACTCCGACTTCGACTTCACCCCGCGCGGCACCGACATCCGGTTCGGCCTGTCGGCCATCCGCAACGTCGGCGCGAACGTCGTGGACGGGATCATCGCGGCGCGCAAGGAGAAGGGCAGGTTCACCGATTTCAAGGACTTCCTGCGCAAGGTCCCCGCGATCGTCTGCAACAAGCGGGTCATCGAGTCGCTGATCAAGTCGGGCGCGTACGACTCGTTCGGGCACGTGCGCAAGGGCCTGCTCATGGTGCACGAGCAGGCGGTGGACGCGATCATCGACATCAAGAAGAACGAGGCCATCGGCCAGGACTCGCTGTTCGGCGCCATCGACGGCGCGGAGGACCAGACCTTCGACGTGCAGATCCCGCCGGGGGAGTGGGACAAGACGACGCTGCTGCAGTTCGAGCGGGAGATGCTCGGCCTGTACGTCTCCGACCACCCGTTGTTCGGCGTCGAGCACATCCTGTCGGCGGGCGCCGACTGCTCGATCGCCGCGCTGCAGGACGACAGCCGCCCCGACGGGCAGGTCGTCACGGTGGGCGGCATCCTGTCGGGCCTGCAGCGCAAGGTGACCAAGAAGGGCGACACCTGGGTCCTCACGATGCTGGAGGACCTGGAGGGCTCGATCGAGGTCATGATCTTCCCGTCGGCCTACCAGCTCTGCGCGACCGTGCTCGCCGAGGACGCGATCGTCTTCGTCAAGGGCAGGATCGACAAGCGGGAGGACGTCGCGAAGATCATCGCGATGGAGGTGACCGCGCCGGACCTCACGGCCGAGTCGGGCGGGCCGCTGGTGGTGAGCATGCCGATCAACCGTTGCACGCCGCCCGTCGTCGGCCGGCTCAAGGAGGTGCTCACCACCCATCCGGGGACCACGGAGGTCCACCTCCAGGTGCACAACGGGCCGCGCACGACGGTCATGCGGCTGGACGACCGGCTCCGCGTGACCCCCTCGCCGGCCCTGATGGGCGACCTCAAGCAGCTGCTCGGGCCGGCCTGCCTGGCCGGTTGACCGGCCGCCCGGACGACGTGACGACGCGGGCCGCACGGCGGCCCGCGTTCAGCGGCCGGAGGCCGCGGTGTGTGTTCCGGTCCCCGCCGCGGGGCGCTCGGCCTCCCGCTCTCGCTTCTTCTCCTCCTTCTCCTTCTTCTCCTTCTCCCTTTCCTTCTTGCGCTGCTTCTCCAGCGCCTCCTTCAGCCCCGGCGTGAACCCGCCGCCGAACCGGGCCATGTCGGGCGGGACGAAGCCGTACACGGGGGTGCCCCGCAGCGCGGCCCGCATCGAGTCCACCCAGATCGGGCCGGGCAGCGAGGCGCCCTGCACCGCGCCGTAGTAGCGGCCGCCGATGGTGACGCCGGTGAGCGGATAGCGGTAGGAACCGCGGATGTCGCCCACGCTCACGGCGGCCGCGAGGCCCGGCGTGTACCCGGCGAACCAGGCCGAGGTGTAGCCGTTGTTGGTGCCCGTCTTGCCCGCGGCGGGCCGCCCGATGGACTGGCCGCGCATCGTGCCCTGGGTGAAGACCCCCGTGAGCACGTGGCTCACCGCGTCGGCGACCGCGGGCTCGATCGCGCTCACGCACGCCGGCGGGATGTCGGTGCGGGTGCCGTCGCGCTCCACCACGGCGGTGATGGCCAGCGGACGGCAGTAGCGGCCGCGGGCGGCCAGCGCGGCGTACGCCGCCGCCACGGTGGTGGGGTCCATCTCGTTGGCCCCCAGCGTGAACGTCGGCACCTCGTGCAGCGGCGTGCCGTCCGCCCGCCTGATGCCCAGTGACCTGGCCGTCTGCACGACGTCGCACAGGCCGACCTCACGCTCCAGCCGCATGTAGAAGATGTTCACCGACTGCCAGGTGCCCATCTCCAGGCTGTACGGCCCCCCGCCGCCCTCGCCGCCCGCGTTGTGGATGACCGTCTTCGGGTCGTTGACGGCCCTGCCCGAGCAGTCGCGGTAGCCGTACGACGGGACGTAGGAACCGGGGATCGTGAAGCCGTCCCCGAACCGCATCCCCTGCTTGAGCGCGGTGGTCAGCGTGAACACCTTGAACGTGGAGCCCGCCTGCAGGCCGAGCCCGCCGCCGTGCGCGATGTCGGCCGCCAGGTTGTAGGTGGTGGCGGGCCCGAGGTCGCGGTCGTGCGGGTTGCGCCCGTACCGCTTGCTCACCGCCATCGCCCGGATGTGCCCGGTGCCCGGCTCGATCATGGTCTCCGACGCCACCTGGTTGTCGCGCGGCCTGACCCGCGCGGCGATGGCACGCGCCGCGGCCCGCTGCGCGACCGGGTCGATGGTCGTCCAGATGGTCAGCCCGCCCCGCTGCAGGCGCCGTTCCCGGTCGGCCCTGGTGTACCCGAACGCGGGGTTGCTCAGCACCTCGCGTTCCACGTACACGCAGAAGAAGGGATGGGCGCTGCCGGCGCAGCCGCCGGGCTCGGGCCGCAGGCGCAGCCCCAGCGGCTCGGCCGCGGCGGCGCGCGCCGTGTTCCCGTCGATCACCCCGAGCTCGGCCATCCGGCCCAGGACCAGGTCGCGCCGGTCCCGCAGCCGGTCCCTGTGCTCGTCGCCGAGGGAGGGATCGGTGTCGTACGGCGTGCGGACGGCGCCGGCGAGCGTCGCGGCCTGCGTGAGCGTCAGGTCGGCGGCGTCGACGCCGAAGAACCGCTTGGCCGCGGCCTGGACGCCGAACGCCCCCGCGCCGAAGTAGGCGATGTTGAGGTAACGCTCGAGGATCTGGTCCTTGGTGTACTTGCGCTCCAGCGCCAGCGCGTACCGCAGCTCGTCGAGTTTGCGGCGGAACGAGCGCACGAGGGCCTGCGCCCGCTCGTCCTCCGACTCGGCCTGGTTCAGCATGATGTTCTTGACGAGCTGCTGGCTGATGGACGAGCCGCCCTGCCGGATCCCGCCGGCCCGGGTGTTGGTGACGAAGGCGCGCAGCGTGCCCTTGAGGTCGAGGCCGCCGTGCTCGTAGAACCGGGCGTCCTCGATGGACACGATGGCCCGGCGCATCACCGGGGCGACCGCGCTCAGCGGCACCGACTGCCGGTTCTGGTAGTAGAACTGCGCGATCTGACGCCCGTTGCGGTCGAGCAGCCGGGTCACCTCGGGCAGCGGCTCCTCGCGCAGCGGCGCGGGCAGGTACGTGAGCGTGGACGCGGCGCCCCTGGCCGCCAGGCCGGCTCCGCCCACGAAGGGCATCGCCAGCCCGGCGACCAGGGTGCCCCCGGCTGTGCCGCACAGGCCCAGCGCGAGGACGGCGCGCCCGACGGTGACGCCGAGAGAACAAGAGGTCACGGGATATCAGTGCGACCTCTGGCGTTTGTCCAAACCCGGGAGCCCTGAAGCTTTACGTGATCCTGTTGATCTTCAACCCGAGGGAGGTGAACTGTTCGAACGGTCTGTGGTAGCCGCGTTCGATGTGGTTGACGCCCCGCAGGGTCGAGGTGCCCTCGGCGACGGCGGCGGCCAGCACCGCGGAGAACCCGGCGCGGATGTCGGGGAGCGTGACGTCGGCCCCGCGCAGGTTGGAGACTCCGCGTACGACCGCCGAGTGCTTGGCGTTGGTGTCGTGATAACGGCACGCCGGGCCGCCCAGGCACTGGGCGAACACCTCGATCTCGCACCCCATCTTCTGCAGCGCGGGCACGTACACGAGCCGGTTCTCGAACACCGTCTCGTGCAGCACCGACATGCCCTCGGCACGGGTGAACAGCACCATCAGCGGCGTCTGCCAGTCCGTCATGAAACCGGGGTGGGTGTCGGTCTGCACCGCCGCCGCGCGCAGGCCGTCCGGGGCCGAGGCGCACAGCCAGTCGTCGGTGATCTCGAACCGCGCGCCCATCCTCGCCAGCGTGGTGATGGCGGTGACGAGCCGGTCCTGGTGGCAGCCGTGCACGCGCACCTCGCCACCCGTCACCAGGCCCGCCACGAGGTACGAGAACGCCTCGATGCGGTCGCCGGCCAGCCAGGTGGAGGCGCCGTGCAGCTTCTCGACGCCCTCGATGACGATGCGCCGGTCCGGGCTCAGCTCGATCATCGCGCCCATGCGCTGGAGGAACAACGCCAGCTCCACCACCTCGGGCTCCATCGCCGCGCCCTTGATGACGGTCTTGCCCTCCGCGAGCACCGCCGTCATGAGGATCGTCTCGGTGGCGCCCACGCTGGGGTAGGGGAGCGTGATGCGGTTGCCGCGCAGCCGCGTCGCCTTGGCGGTGATGCCGTTGTCGCCGACCTCGATCTCCGCGCCCATCGACCGCAGCGCCTCGACGTGGAAGTTGACCGGCCGCCTGCCGATGGGGTCGCCGCCGACGAGGGGGACGAACGCCTCGCCCGCCAGGTGCAGCAGCGGGCCGAGCATCAGGATCGGGATGCGGTTGAGCCCGGTGTACTCCTCCGGCACGCGCGGCCGGATCTCGTTGCCCCGCTCGATGGTGATCTCGCCCGGGGTGATCTCCACATGGATGCCGAGGGCTTCGAGCATGGCGGCGGTCAGCCCCACCTCGCCGACCTCGGGGGCGTTGTGCAGCGTGCTCGGACCCGTCCCGAGCATCGCCGCCACCATGTGCTTGGAGACCGCGTTCTTCGATCCCCGGACCTCCACGTCCCCCCGCAACGGGCCGGACGGGTCGATCTGCCATACCTCTTCGCTCACTCGGCCTCCTTGGCCCACACCGATGCCGTGCGTCCCCTGCACCCGGCTTCAGCAAGAGTAACGGGATCGGTCCCGTTTACCATGTGGGTACTATCTGGACGGTGCGGCATCTGAGGGGCAATCTGGCTACGACCGTCGTGACCGTCCTCGTGCTCGCCGTCCTCGGCGTGGTCGCCGGATACGTGTGGTCGGCGCTCGCCCCCGCCACGCGGTACGTGCTCGTCGACGGGACACCGCACCTGGCCGACCCGGAGACACAGTCCCTCATCGAGGCCGACGGCTGGTTCGCCGCCGTCACCGGCGGGTTCGGCCTGGTCTGCGCGGTCGCGGGGTACGTGCTGTCGCGCCACCGGCCGGTCGAGGTGCTCGTGGGGCTCGCGGCCGGCGGGCTGCTCGCCGGGTACGTCGCGATGCTGGTCGGCGGCACGGCCAAGGGCGTGGTCCAGGCGGCGGGACCGGGCGGCTACACCACCACGACCTCGCTGGACCTGACCGCGTACGGCGTGCTGTTC
This genomic window from Microbispora sp. ZYX-F-249 contains:
- the murA gene encoding UDP-N-acetylglucosamine 1-carboxyvinyltransferase produces the protein MSEEVWQIDPSGPLRGDVEVRGSKNAVSKHMVAAMLGTGPSTLHNAPEVGEVGLTAAMLEALGIHVEITPGEITIERGNEIRPRVPEEYTGLNRIPILMLGPLLHLAGEAFVPLVGGDPIGRRPVNFHVEALRSMGAEIEVGDNGITAKATRLRGNRITLPYPSVGATETILMTAVLAEGKTVIKGAAMEPEVVELALFLQRMGAMIELSPDRRIVIEGVEKLHGASTWLAGDRIEAFSYLVAGLVTGGEVRVHGCHQDRLVTAITTLARMGARFEITDDWLCASAPDGLRAAAVQTDTHPGFMTDWQTPLMVLFTRAEGMSVLHETVFENRLVYVPALQKMGCEIEVFAQCLGGPACRYHDTNAKHSAVVRGVSNLRGADVTLPDIRAGFSAVLAAAVAEGTSTLRGVNHIERGYHRPFEQFTSLGLKINRIT